From a single Ornithodoros turicata isolate Travis chromosome 8, ASM3712646v1, whole genome shotgun sequence genomic region:
- the LOC135367193 gene encoding transformer-2 protein homolog alpha-like has product MSDREASPEDGREEEQYHQRSEEEEEDEEAEEEKAGGGGGGSRDGSAPPAANEEEEDGGGDRSHHRRGSRESRSRSRSYSRSYSSRRRHSYSRSRSRSRSSRRKHRHYSRSHSRSPRRSSRHYYYGSSRSRRTHSRSPMSNRRRHVGSRDNPTTSRCLGVFGLSLYTQERDLKEVFSKYGPIEDVQVVYDAQSGRSRGFSFVYFENVDDAKAAKDRCNGIEIDGRKIRVDYSITQRAHTPTPGIYMGKPSYSSNKGGGYGGGGYRGGYRDRSPSPYYRRRYSRSRSRSYSPRSLTRAWKTENCEEKGS; this is encoded by the exons ATGAGTGACCGAGAG GCTAGCCCTGAAGATGGCCGCGAAGAGGAACAGTACCACCAGCGgtccgaggaggaggaggaggatgaagAGGCTGAGGAAGAGAAggcgggaggaggaggaggtggatCCAGGGATGGGTCGGCACCCCCTGCAGCcaacgaggaggaggaagacggTGGCGGAGACAGGTCTCACCACCGGCGTGGGAGCAGGGAGTCACGTTCCCGCTCCCGTTCCTACTCTCGTTCGTACTCCTCGAGACGTCGGCACTCCTACTCTCGATCCAG GAGTCGTTCGCGTTCATCTCGCAGGAAGCACCGTCACTACAGCCGGTCACACTCGCGTTCACCGCGGAGGAGCAGTCGCCATTACTACTA TGGCAGCTCAAGAAGCCGAAG AACGCACAGTCGCTCACCGATGTCCAATAGACGTCGTCATGTTGGCAGCCGA GACAACCCAACAACAAGCCGCTGCTTGGGGGTGTTTGGGCTCAGCCTGTACACACAGGAGCGGGACCTGAAAGAGGTTTTCTCAAAGTATGGACCCATAGAAGATGTACAGGTGGTTTATGACGCACAG TCTGGCAGATCTCGAGGGTTTTCCTTCGTCTACTTTGAGAATGTGGATGATGCTAAAGCA GCTAAGGATCGCTGCAATGGTATTGAAATTGACGGCCGAAAGATCCGTGTGGACTACTCCATCACACAGCGGGCTCACACACCGACCCCTGGGATCTACATGGGCAAGCCATCCTA TTCATCAAACAAAGG CGGAGGTTACGGTGGAGGCGGATACCGGGGCGGCTACCGGGATCGGTCCCCATCACCCTACTACAGGCGGCGCTACTCCCGCTCCCGCTCTAGGTCCTACTCTCCGCGGAG CCTAACAAGGGCTTGGAAGACAGAAAACTGTGAAGAGAAGGGAAGTTAA
- the LOC135367199 gene encoding glycoprotein-N-acetylgalactosamine 3-beta-galactosyltransferase 1-like, producing the protein MTKADGQGYVDLKALSNLLEWLRFPARGFSRQFLITLCVGMTFGFGFASLRWCDLDEPRSPTSEPPRLRQLFYGEGPRVDSDNETGPHKPLAFNGTEEEFHYKDEDRVAQILKKRVRLLCWVMTNPANHAKRAKHVKATWGRRCNVLLFMSSQSDPELPAIALPVNESRSYLWEKTKAAFTEVYNNYLNESDWFLKADDDTYVIVENLRYFLLDKNSSEPIYYGCRFKPYVKQGYMSGGAGYVLSREAVKRFIEQSLHDPKCRQDHDGAEDVEIGKCLEQGGVQAGDSRDILGRGRFFPLVPGSHLITGEVGRDFWLWKWVYYPLAEGMNCCSDTTISFHYISPNLMYVIEYLIYLLRPYGTFSMVHCREDNSEQHGTTRA; encoded by the exons ATGACCAAGGCTGATGGCCAAGGCTACGTCGACCTGAAGGCTCTTAGCAACCTTCTGGAATGGCTACGCT TCCCTGCCCGGGGCTTCTCTCGCCAGTTCCTGATCACCCTGTGTGTTGGGATGACCTTCGGTTTCGGCTTTGCCTCTCTTCGGTGGTGTGACCTGGACGAACCCCGCTCCCCGACGTCGGAACCCCCGAGGCTGCGGCAGCTCTTCTACGGTGAGGGACCTCGCGTGGACAGCGACAACGAGACTGGTCCGCATAAACCGTTGGCGTTCAACGGGACGGAGGAGGAGTTCCACTATAAAG ACGAAGACCGCGTGGCACAGATACTTAAGAAACGAGTGCGTCTCCTGTGCTGGGTGATGACCAACCCAGCTAACCACGCCAAGAGGGCAAAACACGTCAAAGCCACGTGGGGTCGCCGCTGCAACGTGCTCCTTTTCATGAGTTCCCAATCGGACCCCGAGCTACCTGCGATCGCCTTGCCCGTCAACGAATCTCGATCTTATCTCTGGGAGAAGACCAAGGCCGCTTTCACGGAGGTGTACAACAACTACCTGAACGAATCAGACTGGTTCCTCAAAGCTGACGACGACACCTACGTCATAGTCGAAAATCTCAG GTACTTCCTCCTGGACAAGAACTCCTCTGAACCCATCTACTACGGCTGCCGTTTCAAGCCGTACGTGAAGCAGGGCTACATGAGCGGAGGGGCAGGCTATGTCCTCAGCCGAGAAGCAGTCAAGCGATTTATAGAGCAGAGCCTTCACGATCCCAAGTGCCGCCAAGACCACGACGGCGCTGAGGATGTGGAGATTGGAAAATGTCTGGAGCAAGGGGGTGTCCAGGCTGGGGACTCCCGGGACATTCTTGGGAGAGGAAGGTTCTTCCCACTAGTGCCAGGGAGTCATCTTATCACTGGTGAAGTGGGCAGAGATTTCTGGCTATGGAAGTGGGTCTACTACCCCCTCGCAGAG GGAATGAACTGCTGCAGTGATACAACAATTTCATTCCACTACATCAGCCCAAATCTGATGTATGTCATAGAATACCTCATCTACCTCCTTAGGCCATATGGAACATTCTCCATGGTGCATTGCAGAGAAGACAATAGTGAACAACATGGAACAACACGCGCTTGA
- the LOC135367197 gene encoding glycoprotein-N-acetylgalactosamine 3-beta-galactosyltransferase 1-like — protein MMTKADGQGIVDLKALSNLLGWLCVPARGFSRQFLITLCVGMTFGFGFACLRWRALDEPRFWMRNTLAWMSGPPRLRQLFHGAGPGVDSDNESGPDKPLALYGTDEKFHHEDDDRVAQILKKRVRLLCWVMTTPANHATRAKHVKATWGRRCNVLLFMSSQWDPGLPAIALPVNESRSYLWGKTKAAFTEVYNNYLNESDWFLKADDDTYVIVENLRYFLLDKNSSEPIYYGCRFKPYVKQGYMSGGAGYVLSREAVKRFVEQALQDPSKCRQEQDSAEDVEMGQCLEEVGVQAGDSRDILGKGRFFPLMPECHLIPGELDRDSWLWRWVYYPIEEGMNCCSDTTISFHYIGPDLMYVMEYLIYHLRSYGIFSKVHCREDNSASNNTTFAAV, from the exons ATGATGACAAAGGCTGATGGCCAAGGCATCGTCGACCTGAAGGCTCTGAGCAACCTTCTGGGATGGCTATGCG TCCCTGCACGGGGATTCTCTCGTCAGTTCTTGATCACCCTGTGTGTTGGAATGACCTTCGGCTTCGGCTTTGCCTGTCTTCGGTGGAGAGCCCTGGACGAGCCCCGCTTCTGGATGAGAAACACTTTGGCGTGGATGTCGGGACCCCCGAGGCTGCGGCAGCTCTTCCATGGCGCGGGACCTGGCGTGGACAGCGACAACGAGAGTGGCCCGGATAAACCGTTGGCGTTATACGGGACGGACGAGAAGTTCCACCATGAAG ACGACGACCGCGTGGCACAGATACTTAAGAAACGAGTGCGTCTCCTGTGTTGGGTGATGACCACCCCAGCTAACCACGCCACGAGGGCAAAACACGTGAAAGCCACGTGGGGTCGCCGCTGCAACGTGCTCCTTTTCATGAGTTCCCAGTGGGATCCCGGGCTACCGGCGATCGCCTTGCCCGTCAACGAATCTCGATCTTATCTCTGGGGGAAGACCAAGGCCGCTTTCACGGAGGTGTACAACAACTATCTGAACGAATCAGACTGGTTCCTCAAAGCTGACGACGACACCTACGTCATAGTCGAAAATCTCAG GTACTTCCTCCTGGACAAGAACTCCTCTGAACCCATCTACTACGGCTGCCGTTTCAAGCCGTACGTGAAGCAGGGCTACATGAGCGGAGGGGCAGGCTATGTCCTCAGCCGAGAAGCAGTCAAGCGATTTGTAGAGCAGGCCCTTCAAGATCCTTCCAAGTGCCGCCAAGAACAGGACAGCGCAGAGGATGTGGAGATGGGGCAATGCCTGGAAGAAGTGGGTGTCCAGGCTGGGGACTCCCGGGACATTCTAGGGAAAGGAAGGTTCTTTCCACTGATGCCAGAGTGTCATCTTATCCCTGGTGAACTGGACAGAGATTCCTGGCTGTGGAGGTGGGTCTACTACCCCATTGAAGAG GGAATGAACTGCTGCAGTGATACAACAATTTCATTCCACTACATCGGCCCAGATCTGATGTATGTCATGGAATACCTCATCTACCACCTTAGGTCATATGGAATATTCTCCAAGGTGCATTGCAGAGAAGACAATAGTGCATCGAACAACACTACCTTCGCTGCTGTGTAA
- the LOC135367198 gene encoding glycoprotein-N-acetylgalactosamine 3-beta-galactosyltransferase 1-like: protein MPKSGGKGYVDLKALSNLLEFLRVPSRGFSRQFLIALYAGITFGVGFVCLRWGALDEPGFWTSDTPRLRQLFYGEGPRVDSDNETGPHKPLAFHEPDEKLHHEDDDRVAQILKKRVRLLCWVMTNPANHATRAKHVKATWGRRCNVLLFMSSQLDHELPAIALPVNESRPGLWGKTKSAFTEVYNYHLNESDWVLKADDDTYVIVENLRYFLLDKNPSEPIYYGRRYKPYVKQGYMSGGAGYVLSREAVKRFVEQALQDPTKCRQEQDGAEDVEIGICLEEVGVQAGDSRDILGKGRFFPLAPEGHLIPGEVARDLWLWKYVYYPLEEGVNCCSDTTISFHYIGPDLLYVMEYLIYHLRPYGIFSKVHCREDNSTSNNTHWTAV from the exons ATGCCCAAGTCTGGTGGCAAAGGCTACGTTGACCTGAAGGCTCTGAGCAACCTCCTGGAATTTCTACGCG TCCCTTCCCGGggcttctctcgtcagttcttGATCGCCCTGTATGCTGGGATTACCTTCGGCGTCGGCTTTGTTTGTCTTCGGTGGGGAGCCCTGGACGAGCCCGGCTTCTGGACGTCGGATACCCCGAGGCTGCGACAGCTCTTCTACGGTGAGGGGCCTCGCGTGGACAGCGACAACGAGACTGGCCCGCATAAACCGTTGGCGTTCCACGAGCCGGACGAGAAGTTACACCATGAAG ACGACGACCGCGTGGCACAGATACTTAAGAAACGAGTGCGTCTCCTGTGCTGGGTGATGACCAACCCAGCTAACCACGCCACGAGGGCAAAACACGTGAAAGCCACGTGGGGCCGCCGCTGCAACGTGCTCCTTTTCATGAGTTCCCAACTGGACCACGAACTACCGGCGATCGCCTTGCCTGTCAACGAATCTCGTCCTGGTCTCTGGGGGAAGACCAAGTCCGCTTTCACGGAGGTGTACAACTACCACCTGAACGAATCAGACTGGGTCCTCAAAGCTGACGACGACACCTACGTCATAGTCGAAAACCTCAG GTACTTCCTCCTGGACAAGAACCCCTCTGAACCCATCTACTACGGCCGCCGGTACAAGCCATACGTGAAGCAGGGCTACATGAGCGGAGGGGCAGGCTATGTCCTCAGCCGAGAAGCAGTCAAGCGATTTGTAGAGCAGGCCCTTCAAGATCCCACCAAGTGCCGCCAAGAACAGGACGGCGCAGAGGATGTGGAGATAGGGATATGCCTGGAAGAAGTGGGTGTCCAGGCTGGGGACTCCCGGGACATTCTAGGGAAAGGAAGGTTCTTTCCACTGGCGCCAGAGGGTCATCTTATCCCTGGTGAAGTGGCCAGAGATTTGTGGCTGTGGAAGTATGTCTACTACCCCCTTGAAGAG GGAGTGAACTGCTGCAGTGACACAACCATTTCATTCCATTACATCGGCCCAGACCTGTTGTACGTCATGGAATACCTCATCTACCACCTCAGGCCATATGGAATATTCTCCAAGGTGCATTGCAGAGAAGACAATAGTACATCGAATAACACACACTGGACTGCGGTGTAA
- the LOC135367196 gene encoding glycoprotein-N-acetylgalactosamine 3-beta-galactosyltransferase 1-like: MTKFVDLEALRNLLEWLREEPAVMYPEKSSVPTGLGTRGLSRQFLIALGAGMTFGFGFAWLLFGALDESRFWMGSTLVWTSGPPGPRLSFYSAGPHSHVDSDDEAGPDKPLTFHGTDEEFHHKDEDRVAQILKKRVRLLCWVMTNPANHAKKAKHVKATWGRRCNVLLFMSSQLDPELPANALPVHESRAHLWGKTKAAFIEVYNNYLNESDWFLKADDDTYVIVENLRYFLLDKNSSEPIYYGCRFKPYVNQGYMSGGAGYVLSREAVKRFIEQGLHDPTKCRQDQDGAEDAEIGKCLERVGVQAGDSRDTLGRGRFFPLVPESHLIVGRLPRDIWLRGYVYYPLKEGMNCCSDTTISFHYISPNMLYVMEYLIYHLRPHGIDCRVHRREDNSASNNTHWTAV; encoded by the exons AAGAGCCTGCGGTCATGTACCCAGAGAAAAGCTCGGTACCAACGGGACTAGGGACCCGGGGATTATCGCGTCAGTTCCTCATCGCCCTGGGTGCTGGGATGACTTTCGGCTTCGGCTTTGCCTGGCTTCTGTTCGGAGCCCTGGACGAGAGCCGCTTCTGGATGGGAAGCACTTTGGTGTGGACGTCGGGACCCCCGGGGCCGCGGCTGTCCTTCTATAGCGCGGGACCTCATTCGCACGTGGACAGCGACGACGAAGCTGGTCCGGATAAACCGTTGACGTTCCACGGGACGGACGAGGAGTTCCATCATAAAG ACGAAGACCGCGTGGCACAGATACTTAAGAAACGGGTGCGTCTGCTGTGCTGGGTGATGACCAACCCAGCTAACCACGCCAAGAAGGCGAAACACGTGAAAGCCACGTGGGGCCGCCGCTGCAACGTGCTCCTTTTCATGAGTTCCCAACTGGACCCCGAGCTACCTGCGAACGCCTTGCCTGTCCACGAATCTCGAGCTCATCTCTGGGGGAAGACCAAGGCCGCTTTCATAGAGGTGTACAACAACTACCTGAACGAATCGGACTGGTTCCTCAAAGCTGACGACGACACCTACGTCATAGTCGAAAATCTCAG GTACTTCCTCCTGGACAAGAACTCCTCCGAACCCATCTACTACGGGTGTCGTTTCAAGCCATACGTGAACCAGGGCTACATGAGCGGAGGGGCAGGCTATGTGCTCAGCCGAGAAGCAGTCAAGCGATTTATAGAGCAGGGCCTTCACGATCCCACCAAGTGCCGCCAAGACCAGGACGGCGCAGAGGACGCGGAGATTGGAAAATGTCTGGAGCGAGTGGGTGTCCAGGCGGGGGACTCCCGGGACACTCTTGGGAGAGGAAGGTTTTTTCCACTGGTGCCAGAGAGTCATCTTATCGTTGGTCGACTGCCCAGAGATATATGGCTGCGGGGGTATGTTTACTACCCCCTTAAAGAG GGAATGAACTGCTGCAGTGATACAACTATTTCATTCCACTACATTAGCCCAAACATGCTGTATGTCATGGAGTACCTCATCTACCACCTTAGGCCACATGGAATAGACTGCAGGGTGCATCGCAGAGAAGACAATAGTGCATCGAACAACACGCACTGGACTGCAGTGTAA